A part of Candidatus Falkowbacteria bacterium genomic DNA contains:
- a CDS encoding four helix bundle protein produces the protein MDGQKTNKYKPLENLWIWQEAGELHRLINILLKDLKGTLYSNSQIVRSSQSVCNNLAEMHGAYYFTAKKNSLRIARKEASKIIKHIEEFKDKQTWDNSACDELTGRYKRLIFGINQYVVYINKIKGKLKTKK, from the coding sequence ATGGATGGCCAAAAAACGAATAAATATAAGCCTTTGGAAAACTTATGGATTTGGCAAGAGGCCGGGGAATTGCATAGATTGATTAATATTTTATTGAAGGATCTAAAGGGGACTCTTTATTCAAATAGTCAAATTGTTCGTTCATCACAATCGGTTTGCAATAATCTTGCTGAAATGCATGGGGCATATTATTTTACGGCAAAAAAGAACAGCCTTCGTATCGCTAGAAAAGAAGCTAGTAAAATAATTAAGCATATTGAGGAATTTAAAGATAAACAAACTTGGGATAATAGTGCTTGCGATGAATTAACAGGTAGATATAAGCGTTTGATATTTGGCATTAATCAATATGTTGTATATATCAATAAAATAAAGGGTAAACTTAAGACAAAAAAGTAA